In Nostoc sp. UHCC 0926, a single genomic region encodes these proteins:
- a CDS encoding DUF4335 domain-containing protein, with the protein MNIQRKYSLPNCTLLLEGLSDLSRAAHFQEMRPELSILVNAECYLSGYNQPLTGGREFFESLVRAVSGYAQEFLSSVPNPQAHNQESELVEFQKVDSNRHRLIIHSEGAPEGFESHSNNSKRPPIEIDLNTVQLFDLVEAVDQFFADTQTLPELSLELQPVTRRYGGASQALIRQAVPAAVGVSSLAVAAIAFNLIPPPQMRPPQPKPDEQTSSRINNITPPASAAVTPIAAATPTSKPTANAKPAVKDLEALLNTVPEITDPSQLRALNRQVYNQIHPAWTNRSGLQQDLIYRLGVAADGAIVGYKAVNKEANLGVGQTPLPNVLYNPANRAPISNEPIAQFRVVFNTQGVLEVSPWRGYARTPEVVGAKITDSNIVKDLNQKLYSTVRQTWSGTPTFTRDLKYRVAVNKDGVIADYEPLNQVAFDYFRETPLPKMFNAIYGSNVAAPNNKEPLAHFQVIFKPSGKLEVMPWQGYQ; encoded by the coding sequence ATGAATATTCAACGTAAGTACAGTCTACCTAATTGTACACTGCTTTTAGAAGGGTTAAGTGATCTCAGTAGGGCTGCACACTTCCAGGAAATGCGCCCGGAATTATCAATATTGGTAAATGCAGAATGCTATTTATCTGGTTATAATCAACCCCTAACGGGAGGGCGGGAATTTTTTGAAAGTTTGGTGAGGGCTGTTAGTGGCTATGCCCAAGAATTTTTAAGTAGTGTACCCAATCCCCAAGCACACAACCAAGAATCGGAGCTAGTAGAGTTTCAGAAAGTTGACAGCAACCGACACAGGTTAATTATACATTCAGAAGGTGCTCCAGAGGGGTTCGAGTCTCACTCTAACAATTCTAAACGTCCGCCTATTGAAATAGATTTGAATACAGTGCAGTTGTTTGATTTAGTGGAAGCAGTGGATCAGTTTTTTGCTGATACCCAAACTTTACCTGAACTTTCCCTAGAACTACAACCAGTTACTAGACGTTATGGCGGTGCTAGTCAAGCTTTAATCAGGCAGGCTGTTCCTGCTGCTGTGGGTGTGTCAAGTTTAGCAGTAGCAGCGATCGCCTTTAACTTGATTCCACCTCCCCAAATGCGTCCACCGCAGCCTAAACCAGATGAGCAAACTAGCTCTAGAATAAACAATATCACTCCTCCAGCATCAGCTGCTGTAACTCCCATAGCTGCTGCAACGCCCACATCAAAGCCTACAGCTAATGCAAAGCCGGCAGTTAAAGATTTAGAAGCACTTTTAAATACAGTTCCAGAAATTACTGATCCATCCCAACTGCGTGCATTGAATCGTCAAGTGTACAACCAAATTCATCCAGCTTGGACTAATCGCTCAGGATTGCAACAGGATTTGATCTATCGTCTGGGTGTAGCTGCTGATGGAGCGATCGTCGGTTATAAAGCAGTGAATAAAGAGGCGAATCTAGGAGTAGGTCAAACTCCCCTGCCTAACGTACTTTACAATCCAGCTAACCGCGCTCCTATTTCCAATGAACCAATCGCCCAATTTCGAGTAGTATTTAATACACAAGGTGTGCTAGAAGTTAGCCCTTGGCGAGGATATGCGAGGACGCCAGAGGTAGTGGGTGCAAAAATTACTGACTCTAATATAGTCAAAGATTTAAACCAAAAGCTTTATAGTACTGTTCGCCAAACCTGGAGTGGTACCCCCACCTTTACGCGAGATTTGAAATACCGGGTAGCAGTCAACAAAGATGGTGTAATTGCTGACTATGAACCACTCAACCAAGTCGCCTTTGACTATTTTCGAGAAACACCCCTTCCGAAGATGTTCAACGCTATTTACGGTTCCAATGTAGCAGCTCCCAACAATAAAGAACCTCTCGCCCACTTCCAAGTGATATTCAAGCCTAGCGGCAAACTTGAAGTTATGCCTTGGCAGGGATATCAGTAA
- a CDS encoding Uma2 family endonuclease has protein sequence MNQPISERVRWTTADLELFPDNGNRYEIIDGELFVTRAPHWNHQKVCARIIAPLDTWSQATSLGQVVPAPGIIFGENDNVIPDVVWASNQRLPLLLDEAGHLTGAPELVVEVLSAGSENEKRDRELKLKLYSERGVREYWIVDWRKQQVEVYRREQASLKLVATLFNGDELNSPILPNFTCAIASLFT, from the coding sequence ATGAACCAGCCGATATCTGAGAGAGTGCGCTGGACTACCGCCGATTTAGAGTTGTTTCCAGATAACGGGAACCGCTATGAAATTATTGACGGAGAGTTGTTTGTGACTAGAGCGCCTCACTGGAATCATCAAAAAGTCTGTGCCAGAATTATTGCTCCATTGGATACCTGGTCACAAGCTACTTCTTTGGGACAGGTCGTACCTGCTCCAGGCATAATTTTTGGCGAGAATGATAATGTGATTCCTGATGTTGTCTGGGCTAGCAATCAGAGATTGCCCCTACTTTTAGACGAAGCGGGGCATTTGACTGGTGCGCCAGAACTGGTAGTAGAGGTGCTATCTGCTGGTAGTGAAAATGAAAAGCGAGATAGGGAACTTAAACTAAAGCTTTACTCAGAAAGAGGTGTTAGAGAATATTGGATTGTAGATTGGCGCAAGCAACAGGTGGAAGTATATCGACGCGAACAAGCGAGTTTAAAGTTAGTTGCTACGTTGTTCAATGGTGATGAGTTGAACTCACCCATATTGCCTAATTTTACTTGTGCGATCGCATCCTTATTTACTTAA
- the pstS gene encoding phosphate ABC transporter substrate-binding protein PstS: protein MPSRLSVMKIHRLTGSISVLALTISLAACGGQQNSDNTATKDTPSGTATDTTASSTTKLDLGGNIKLSGAGASFPAPLYDTWFTDLNKKYPNLQVDYASVGSGAGVEQFIKGTVDFGASDVAMKDEEIQKVPADKGVILLPVTAGSIVLAYNLPDVAELKLPRAVYADILLGKIKSWDDPQIAKANPGAKLAKQAITVVYRSDGSGTTGVFTKHLSAISPEWKSKVGEGKTVNWPTGVGAKGNEGVTAQIQQTQGSIGYVEYGYAKQNSLKFAALENKGGKFIVPSEESASKTLASATLPPDLRVFISDPEGADSYPIVTYTWILAYKKYPNAAKAKAVEAAIEYALTEGQKQATTLGYVPLPQNVITKVAAAADQISPEYKIAVGSGTSASK from the coding sequence ATGCCCTCACGTCTTAGTGTAATGAAAATTCATCGCCTCACAGGTTCAATTTCAGTGTTAGCACTGACAATCAGTCTAGCTGCATGTGGCGGACAGCAAAACTCAGATAATACAGCCACCAAGGACACACCTTCTGGTACTGCTACAGATACTACTGCCTCCAGTACAACCAAATTAGATTTGGGTGGAAATATAAAATTAAGCGGGGCTGGTGCGTCTTTCCCAGCACCACTGTATGATACATGGTTTACGGATCTAAACAAAAAATATCCAAATCTGCAAGTTGACTATGCCTCAGTTGGTAGCGGTGCTGGAGTTGAGCAATTTATCAAAGGGACTGTAGACTTTGGTGCCAGCGATGTTGCCATGAAGGATGAAGAAATCCAGAAGGTGCCAGCGGATAAGGGCGTAATTTTACTGCCTGTAACTGCTGGTAGCATCGTGCTAGCTTACAATTTGCCAGATGTTGCAGAACTAAAGCTACCACGAGCCGTTTACGCCGATATTCTACTAGGCAAAATCAAGTCTTGGGATGATCCCCAAATTGCCAAGGCTAACCCAGGTGCAAAGCTTGCTAAACAGGCAATCACAGTTGTTTATCGTTCAGATGGTAGCGGAACAACAGGTGTGTTTACAAAACACCTCAGCGCTATTAGCCCGGAGTGGAAGAGTAAAGTTGGTGAAGGCAAAACTGTCAACTGGCCTACGGGAGTTGGTGCTAAGGGGAATGAGGGTGTTACTGCCCAAATTCAACAAACACAAGGTTCTATTGGTTATGTCGAGTACGGCTATGCCAAACAAAATAGTCTCAAGTTTGCTGCTTTGGAAAACAAAGGTGGTAAGTTTATTGTACCTAGTGAGGAGTCAGCCTCTAAAACTCTGGCATCAGCAACTCTACCGCCTGATCTCCGCGTCTTCATTTCCGATCCAGAAGGGGCTGATTCCTATCCCATCGTCACTTACACCTGGATTTTGGCTTACAAGAAATATCCCAATGCGGCAAAAGCTAAGGCAGTTGAAGCTGCGATCGAATACGCCTTAACTGAGGGTCAAAAGCAGGCTACTACACTAGGATATGTTCCTCTACCTCAAAACGTGATCACAAAGGTGGCTGCTGCTGCCGATCAAATTAGTCCAGAGTATAAAATCGCTGTTGGTAGTGGTACTAGCGCTAGCAAGTAG
- the pstC gene encoding phosphate ABC transporter permease subunit PstC produces MTTNSQNLSSATKNRSDVEKSLDQGFIWLTKIFAFGVAATLLWIGLQVAIASWPAIQKFGASFLANTTWNPVNDSYGVLPQIYGTLLSSFIGLLIAVPIGVGTAIVLSEDFLPAKVKLVLVFAVELLAAIPSVVYGVWGIFVLVPILTNLGKWLNSYFGWIPFFSTSPTGPGMLPAGVILAIMTLPIITALSRDALISIPPSLRQAAVGLGATRWETILQILIPAAFSGIVSAVMLALGRAMGETMAVTMLIGNSNNISISLLAPGNTISSLLANQFSEASGLQVSALMYAALVLFFLTLVVNIMAEFIVLRVKRL; encoded by the coding sequence ATGACTACAAATTCTCAAAACCTTTCATCAGCGACAAAAAATCGCTCTGATGTAGAAAAGTCCCTAGATCAGGGTTTTATTTGGCTTACTAAAATTTTCGCCTTTGGGGTTGCTGCCACTTTATTATGGATCGGCTTACAGGTTGCAATTGCTTCTTGGCCTGCCATCCAAAAGTTTGGGGCTAGCTTTTTAGCTAACACCACTTGGAACCCAGTTAATGATAGCTATGGGGTGCTACCTCAAATTTATGGAACTCTCTTGAGTTCTTTTATTGGTCTGTTGATAGCTGTACCGATTGGGGTTGGTACTGCTATTGTACTAAGCGAAGATTTTTTACCCGCAAAAGTGAAGTTGGTACTGGTTTTTGCAGTAGAACTGCTCGCAGCTATTCCCAGCGTTGTCTACGGCGTCTGGGGTATTTTTGTTTTAGTGCCTATCTTAACTAACTTGGGAAAATGGCTCAATAGTTACTTTGGCTGGATACCATTTTTTAGCACCTCCCCTACAGGGCCAGGAATGTTGCCGGCGGGAGTCATATTAGCAATTATGACTTTGCCCATCATCACAGCCCTATCACGCGATGCCTTGATTTCTATACCCCCCAGTTTGCGCCAAGCCGCCGTAGGACTAGGAGCAACCCGCTGGGAAACGATTTTGCAAATTCTGATTCCAGCAGCCTTTTCGGGGATAGTTAGTGCTGTGATGTTGGCACTCGGTCGGGCAATGGGAGAAACAATGGCTGTAACAATGTTGATTGGTAATTCTAACAACATTAGTATTTCACTGTTAGCACCAGGCAATACGATTTCTTCTCTACTGGCAAATCAATTTTCAGAAGCTAGTGGTTTGCAAGTTTCGGCTTTAATGTACGCTGCTTTAGTTCTATTCTTCTTGACCCTGGTAGTTAATATCATGGCCGAGTTTATCGTTCTGAGAGTCAAGCGACTGTAG
- the lspA gene encoding signal peptidase II, translating into MRLKNRLFWIAAFIAFFLDQITKYWVVQTFSLGQTLPLLPGIFHFTYVTNTGAAFSLLSGKVEWLRWLSLGVSLVLIALALFSPMLNLWDQLGYGLILGGAMGNGIDRFVLGYVVDFLDFRLINFAVFNVADSFISIGIVCLLIASLQKTPTSTGRPH; encoded by the coding sequence ATGCGTTTAAAAAATCGCCTTTTCTGGATAGCTGCCTTCATAGCTTTTTTCTTAGACCAAATAACAAAATACTGGGTGGTGCAAACCTTTAGCTTGGGGCAGACACTACCACTTTTACCTGGGATATTTCACTTCACCTATGTCACTAACACTGGTGCCGCTTTTAGTCTGTTAAGTGGGAAAGTAGAGTGGTTGCGCTGGCTATCTTTAGGAGTGAGTTTAGTATTGATAGCCTTGGCCTTATTTAGTCCAATGTTAAATTTGTGGGATCAGTTAGGCTATGGTTTGATTTTAGGTGGAGCTATGGGCAACGGTATTGATCGCTTTGTTTTAGGCTATGTCGTTGATTTTCTTGATTTTCGCCTGATTAACTTTGCTGTATTTAATGTGGCAGATTCATTTATTAGTATCGGTATTGTTTGCCTGTTAATTGCTTCCTTGCAAAAAACACCGACTTCAACTGGCAGGCCGCATTAA
- a CDS encoding biotin transporter BioY, with amino-acid sequence MFAASNQLLWSMIGLLLTMGGTFLEAYGITLPWNWSKHGIQTFSLGVTFQIGAVLLVGCLGGKNAGALSQIAYLVMGLTLLPVFADGGGLGYVKLSQFGYLLGFIPGAWICGFFAFKARPRLETLAFSCICGLLTLHLWGITYLIISYIFQWKGTENLPLMQAILRYSWFALPGQLSVVCAVTVIAYVLRHLMFY; translated from the coding sequence ATGTTTGCTGCTTCCAATCAATTACTATGGTCCATGATTGGCTTACTCCTGACAATGGGTGGCACCTTCCTAGAAGCTTATGGCATCACCTTACCTTGGAATTGGAGTAAGCACGGAATTCAGACTTTTTCTTTAGGTGTCACTTTTCAAATTGGCGCAGTACTGTTGGTGGGTTGTTTAGGGGGCAAAAATGCCGGTGCACTCTCGCAAATTGCCTATTTAGTGATGGGGTTAACCTTATTACCTGTATTTGCCGATGGTGGTGGTCTTGGTTATGTTAAGCTATCTCAGTTTGGTTATCTACTAGGTTTTATTCCTGGAGCTTGGATTTGTGGTTTCTTCGCCTTTAAAGCTAGACCTCGACTAGAAACTCTCGCCTTTAGTTGCATCTGTGGCTTATTAACTCTCCACCTATGGGGTATTACTTATTTAATTATTAGCTATATTTTTCAGTGGAAAGGTACAGAAAATCTACCATTAATGCAAGCAATCCTCAGATACTCTTGGTTTGCACTACCAGGGCAATTAAGTGTAGTCTGTGCCGTTACCGTAATAGCATATGTATTGCGTCACTTGATGTTTTATTAG
- a CDS encoding ABC transporter permease, whose amino-acid sequence MTSTRISLETGRDWLIRLVTSETFIYVAKRVLQALLTLFLASALSFFIIQLAPGDYVDTLRQNPKISPERIEEIKRQFGLDKSWPEQFWLWLWRILTKGDFGTSFIYQRSVASLLWERVPATLLLAIASLIVTWAIAIPLGIFAAVNQNKLSDRILQVISYAGQGFPSFITVLALLVLAQLTSPLFPVGSMTSINHSELTWFGRILDVGWHMILPTIALSITSFAGLQRITRGELLDVLRQDYIQTARAKGLPENRVIYVHALRNAINPLITLLGFELANLLSGAFIAEYFFNWPGLGRLSLQALQAQDLYLLMASLVMGAVLLIAGNLIADLMLKAADPRIRLENLN is encoded by the coding sequence ATGACATCTACGAGAATTTCCTTGGAGACAGGTCGGGATTGGCTAATCAGGCTAGTCACAAGCGAAACTTTTATTTATGTGGCAAAACGGGTATTGCAAGCACTACTGACTTTGTTTTTGGCTTCAGCGTTGTCGTTTTTCATTATTCAACTCGCTCCAGGGGATTATGTAGATACGCTGCGGCAAAACCCGAAGATATCTCCAGAAAGAATTGAGGAAATAAAGCGGCAGTTTGGTCTGGATAAGTCTTGGCCAGAGCAATTTTGGCTATGGCTATGGCGAATCTTGACAAAAGGGGATTTTGGCACGAGTTTTATTTATCAACGTTCAGTGGCATCGCTGTTGTGGGAACGGGTACCAGCGACTTTGCTATTAGCGATCGCATCTTTAATTGTCACATGGGCGATCGCCATCCCTCTAGGGATTTTTGCTGCTGTTAATCAAAATAAGCTATCAGACCGAATTTTACAGGTGATTAGCTACGCCGGACAAGGCTTTCCTAGTTTCATCACTGTCTTAGCCCTGCTGGTTTTAGCCCAACTCACCTCGCCTTTATTCCCAGTGGGTAGTATGACTAGCATTAATCACTCAGAACTGACGTGGTTTGGCAGAATCTTAGATGTCGGCTGGCACATGATTTTACCCACGATCGCCCTCTCAATTACTAGTTTTGCTGGTTTACAACGCATTACTCGCGGCGAATTATTGGATGTTCTGCGTCAAGATTATATCCAAACGGCTCGTGCCAAAGGACTGCCAGAAAACCGCGTTATCTACGTTCATGCACTCCGCAATGCGATAAATCCCTTGATTACCTTATTGGGTTTTGAATTAGCTAATTTATTAAGCGGTGCCTTCATTGCTGAATATTTCTTCAACTGGCCCGGTTTAGGGAGATTGTCTCTACAGGCTTTACAAGCTCAAGATTTATATTTGTTAATGGCAAGCTTGGTAATGGGCGCAGTGTTGCTGATTGCTGGAAATTTAATCGCCGATTTAATGTTAAAAGCCGCCGATCCTCGCATTCGCTTAGAAAATCTCAATTAG
- a CDS encoding DUF3038 domain-containing protein, whose translation MNVSASLTPFNSSTQESLPMILDTLPDPAIASKTCPRRTRLQIDLILLAIEALELGGSEAILTFAQELDLKGIVKDRVNLWRMRSSNPLRRAHMRRPLTIMEAKALVVIACYIARRLTVVIRQLLMICQQMEEKQIPLEQNLRLSNYLERFRAHFKSRMNARRSGVLALSSDEKLDELAINLLGQLLFCTGTAGMQRFWISLFDGEVE comes from the coding sequence ATGAATGTCTCAGCAAGTTTAACGCCGTTCAACAGTTCAACCCAAGAATCACTGCCGATGATTCTGGACACTTTACCAGATCCTGCGATCGCTTCCAAGACGTGTCCTCGGAGAACGCGGTTGCAAATTGACCTAATTTTATTGGCAATTGAAGCTTTAGAGCTTGGTGGTTCTGAAGCAATCCTAACTTTTGCTCAAGAGTTGGATCTTAAAGGAATTGTTAAAGACAGGGTGAATTTATGGCGGATGCGTAGCTCTAACCCGCTACGAAGAGCGCATATGCGCCGTCCTTTAACTATCATGGAAGCAAAAGCTCTGGTGGTCATTGCTTGCTACATAGCGCGGCGTTTAACTGTTGTCATCCGCCAGTTACTAATGATATGTCAACAAATGGAAGAAAAGCAGATTCCATTAGAACAGAATTTGCGCCTATCTAATTACTTAGAACGGTTTAGAGCGCATTTTAAGAGCCGGATGAATGCTCGACGTTCTGGTGTACTGGCATTAAGTTCTGATGAAAAATTAGATGAGCTAGCAATAAATTTGTTAGGACAATTACTATTTTGTACTGGTACAGCTGGAATGCAGCGGTTCTGGATTAGTCTTTTTGACGGTGAAGTGGAATGA
- a CDS encoding transglycosylase domain-containing protein, with protein MSSPQPPHKPQTLLGQLTQAVHTIQARVDFSKLALKPNAKVPELWVQDAGADKAEVYPLLGDRYILGRSSKSSDIVIRNPVVSQIHLSLSRNSTQRTPVFIIKDENSTNGIYRGKRRVNSLELRHGDIFTLGPPELAASVRLQYVDPPAWYVKAASWTAYGVGGASALLALVIGVEWLKFSVKPLPTATRAPVVVYARDGATPLREPRTISHVDIKRLEEFGPYLPAAVVASEDSRYYWHFGVDPLGILRAVLINSRSGDVQQGASTVTQQVARSLFREYVGRQDTLGRKLREAVVALKLETFYSKDEILLMYLNRVFLGGDTSGFEDASRYYFEKSAKQLTLAEAATLVGILPAPNAFDFCGDGPNKLQASEYRNRVIKRLLEMGKIKPEDANRARRSSVQVSPKVCEQQAKTIAPYFYSYVFSELESILGEGAAKEGNYIIETQLDPAIQSKAEAALRNSVNNGGRSFNFSQGALVTLDSSTSSILAMVGGTDYKKSQFNRAVQAKRQPGSTFKIFTYTAAIQQGIPESKSYSCAPLTWQGFTYKPCRAGADTSLDIATGLALSENPIALRVAREIGLNKVVAMAENLGIKSTLDPVPGLVLGQSVVNVLEMTGAFGAIGNRGVSNPPHAINRILDSGDCRDRNDIKTCRVIYSFDQNTDANKRVLPNGVADEMTSLMRGVITRGTGRSAAIGQGEAGKTGTTDKNVDLWFIGFIPSRRLVTGVWLGNDNNSPTSGSSAQAAQLWGNYMQRITR; from the coding sequence ATGAGTTCACCCCAACCCCCTCACAAGCCACAAACGTTACTAGGTCAACTGACTCAAGCAGTACATACGATTCAAGCTAGGGTCGATTTTTCCAAATTGGCGCTCAAGCCTAATGCCAAGGTACCGGAACTTTGGGTGCAGGATGCGGGGGCGGATAAGGCAGAGGTATATCCACTGTTGGGCGATCGCTATATTCTAGGTCGTAGCTCTAAATCCAGCGATATCGTCATCCGTAACCCTGTTGTCAGCCAAATTCACTTATCGCTATCGCGGAATTCTACTCAGCGCACACCAGTTTTCATTATCAAAGACGAAAACTCCACCAATGGCATTTATCGTGGCAAGCGTCGTGTCAATTCCCTGGAACTGCGTCACGGCGATATTTTCACGCTGGGTCCCCCAGAACTTGCCGCTTCTGTGCGGTTGCAATACGTCGATCCACCAGCCTGGTATGTCAAAGCTGCAAGTTGGACAGCTTATGGTGTCGGTGGTGCGAGTGCCCTGTTAGCGTTAGTGATTGGCGTTGAATGGCTGAAATTTTCAGTTAAACCTCTACCTACAGCTACACGCGCCCCAGTAGTTGTTTACGCTCGTGATGGAGCCACCCCGCTAAGAGAGCCTCGAACTATCTCTCACGTAGATATAAAGCGATTAGAGGAATTTGGTCCTTATTTGCCTGCTGCGGTGGTGGCTTCAGAGGATAGTCGTTATTACTGGCACTTTGGTGTTGACCCTCTGGGGATTTTACGAGCCGTGTTGATCAATAGCCGTAGCGGAGATGTGCAACAAGGAGCCAGCACTGTTACCCAGCAAGTTGCCCGCAGTTTGTTCCGCGAGTATGTAGGCAGACAGGATACCCTTGGACGCAAATTACGGGAGGCAGTTGTCGCCCTGAAGTTAGAAACCTTTTACAGCAAAGATGAAATTTTGCTGATGTACTTAAATCGGGTTTTTTTGGGGGGAGATACCTCTGGCTTTGAAGATGCATCCCGGTATTACTTTGAGAAGTCGGCTAAACAATTAACTTTGGCAGAAGCAGCAACATTGGTAGGAATTTTACCAGCTCCCAACGCTTTCGATTTTTGTGGGGATGGGCCAAATAAGCTACAAGCATCTGAATACCGGAATCGCGTGATTAAGCGGTTGCTGGAGATGGGCAAAATTAAACCTGAAGATGCGAACCGAGCCAGACGCTCCAGTGTCCAAGTTAGTCCTAAAGTTTGTGAGCAGCAAGCTAAGACGATCGCTCCTTATTTTTACAGTTACGTCTTCTCTGAACTTGAATCAATCTTGGGGGAGGGAGCCGCAAAGGAAGGCAACTATATCATTGAAACCCAGCTTGATCCAGCAATCCAGAGCAAAGCAGAAGCAGCGTTGCGAAATTCAGTCAACAATGGTGGTAGAAGTTTTAATTTTTCTCAAGGGGCGCTGGTCACCCTTGACTCCAGTACTAGCAGTATTTTGGCAATGGTGGGCGGGACTGATTACAAAAAAAGTCAGTTCAATCGCGCTGTTCAAGCCAAAAGACAACCAGGTTCTACTTTCAAAATCTTTACTTACACCGCCGCTATTCAACAGGGGATTCCAGAATCAAAAAGTTATTCTTGCGCCCCTTTAACTTGGCAAGGCTTTACTTACAAACCCTGTCGTGCTGGTGCTGACACTAGTTTAGATATTGCCACAGGGCTTGCTCTTTCAGAAAATCCGATCGCCCTACGAGTTGCCAGAGAAATCGGGCTGAATAAAGTGGTGGCAATGGCAGAGAATTTAGGAATAAAGTCAACCCTTGATCCGGTTCCTGGCTTGGTACTAGGTCAAAGTGTGGTCAATGTTTTGGAAATGACTGGTGCTTTTGGCGCTATTGGCAATCGTGGTGTGTCAAATCCTCCCCATGCGATTAACCGAATTTTAGATAGTGGTGATTGCCGCGATCGCAATGATATCAAAACCTGTCGTGTCATCTATTCCTTCGACCAAAATACGGATGCCAACAAACGAGTACTGCCAAATGGTGTAGCCGATGAAATGACTAGTTTGATGCGCGGCGTCATCACAAGAGGTACTGGTCGTAGTGCTGCCATTGGACAGGGGGAAGCTGGGAAAACAGGCACAACAGATAAAAACGTTGACTTATGGTTCATAGGTTTTATCCCCAGTCGGCGGCTTGTAACTGGTGTTTGGCTGGGAAACGACAATAATTCCCCTACATCTGGTAGCAGTGCTCAAGCAGCTCAGTTGTGGGGAAATTATATGCAAAGAATTACTCGGTAA
- a CDS encoding adenine phosphoribosyltransferase produces MDLKSLVRDIPDFPKPGILFRDITTLLRDPEGLRYTIDFLTQKCNEAGIKTDYVIAMESRGFIFGSPLAYKLGAGFIPVRKKGKLPAAVHSIEYQLEYGTDCLEVHQDALHQGSRVLIVDDLIATGGTASATAKLVQKIGCELVGFGFIIELRDLEGRKYLPDVPIISLIEY; encoded by the coding sequence ATGGATTTGAAGTCTCTCGTTCGTGACATCCCAGATTTCCCCAAGCCCGGAATTTTATTTCGGGATATTACTACGCTGCTGCGCGATCCAGAGGGACTGCGCTATACTATTGACTTTTTAACACAAAAATGCAATGAAGCTGGGATCAAGACAGATTATGTCATCGCTATGGAGTCAAGGGGATTCATTTTTGGCTCACCTCTAGCTTATAAATTAGGTGCTGGTTTTATTCCCGTCCGCAAAAAAGGTAAGTTACCAGCAGCCGTTCACTCAATTGAATATCAACTAGAGTATGGTACAGACTGCTTGGAAGTGCATCAAGACGCTTTACACCAAGGTAGCCGAGTTTTGATTGTGGACGATTTGATTGCCACGGGTGGAACTGCGAGTGCAACAGCAAAGTTAGTGCAGAAGATTGGCTGCGAACTAGTAGGGTTTGGGTTTATTATCGAGCTACGGGATTTAGAAGGGCGTAAATATTTGCCAGACGTACCAATTATCTCTCTAATTGAATATTAG
- the pstA gene encoding phosphate ABC transporter permease PstA, which translates to MTSSFPERSLTRAPMSQRTLFNTVMTVIAFICGVLALVPLLAVLSYVIIQGFSSLSPSVFFELPPKALQKGGGFGNAVLGTLLMVGIAALISIPFGVLAAIYITEFSSAQVARWVRFAANVLSGVPSIIAGVFAYGIVVLTLVKLNLGSYSALGGGFALAILMLPIIVRTTDEALQLVSQDLRQASVGLGATNFQTVTQVVLPAALPAIVTGATLAIARASGETAPLLFTALFSNFWPDSLFQPTASLAVLVYKYAISPFKNWQSLAWAASLILVLMVLITSIIARWATRKKA; encoded by the coding sequence ATGACTTCTAGTTTTCCAGAGCGCAGTCTAACTCGCGCTCCCATGTCTCAAAGAACACTGTTTAATACAGTAATGACCGTAATCGCATTTATCTGTGGGGTATTGGCACTTGTGCCTTTGCTAGCAGTGCTTTCTTACGTCATTATTCAAGGCTTTAGCAGTTTGAGTCCCAGTGTATTTTTTGAACTGCCACCCAAAGCTTTACAAAAGGGAGGAGGCTTTGGTAATGCAGTTTTAGGGACACTGCTGATGGTAGGAATTGCGGCACTGATTAGTATCCCATTTGGTGTTTTAGCGGCGATTTACATCACAGAATTTAGCTCCGCCCAAGTAGCAAGATGGGTACGTTTTGCAGCTAACGTGCTGAGTGGAGTCCCGTCAATTATTGCTGGGGTATTTGCCTATGGCATTGTAGTTTTGACACTGGTAAAGTTAAACTTAGGATCATATTCTGCTCTAGGTGGAGGGTTTGCACTGGCAATTTTGATGTTGCCAATTATTGTCCGAACCACTGATGAAGCTTTGCAGTTAGTATCGCAAGATTTGCGACAAGCATCTGTAGGGTTAGGAGCAACTAACTTTCAAACAGTAACACAAGTAGTTTTGCCAGCCGCTCTACCAGCAATTGTAACTGGAGCAACGCTAGCGATCGCCAGAGCATCTGGAGAAACTGCACCTTTACTATTTACCGCCCTTTTTTCCAATTTTTGGCCCGATAGCTTATTCCAACCTACAGCTTCCCTTGCTGTTTTGGTTTACAAATACGCTATTTCTCCGTTTAAAAATTGGCAATCACTAGCTTGGGCAGCATCTTTGATTTTGGTATTGATGGTTCTAATCACAAGTATCATCGCTCGCTGGGCAACTCGCAAGAAAGCTTAG